From the genome of Spinacia oleracea cultivar Varoflay chromosome 2, BTI_SOV_V1, whole genome shotgun sequence, one region includes:
- the LOC110788260 gene encoding probable RNA-dependent RNA polymerase 3 isoform X4 produces the protein MSVTPPELPPLPEAVEEQLRLICRVKSQPPADTVARRLLSEVGEQESLRFLNIILNSSEVKTLSGFIVYLVKKNRPLPTSPLAVAKSPQGTTMSDNKRKMESDSPGDRSNVRRVWMYNSPIKNEKRLDSPKSEPDSVLDAPDQSTVRRVCIYNSPTRIEEKLDPPKSEPDSVLVTPDQSTVRRVYMYNSPTRIEERLDPLKNEPDSVLLAPDQSTVRRVCIYNSPTRIEKRLDPPKYEPDSVLLAPDQSTVRRVCIYNLPTRIEERLDPPKNEPDSVLLAPDQSTVRRVCMYNSPNRIEERLDPPKNEPGSVLLAPDQSTVRRVCIYNSPTRIEERLDPPKNEPDSVLLAPDQSTVRRVCIYNSPTRIEGRLDLPKSEPGSMSVTPDQSTVRRVCIYNSPARIEERLDLPKSEPGSVLVAPDQSTVRRVCISNSSIKIEERLDPLKSETDRVLDALKRLEFRKAFLLLNYSGRTNLEDVVSTLSADEILSYQRLGCLGMREFEIRIWNDFGRGPRRICHEKERINKMNWDTGERYNYHCHIDSRGNCRFKGPYLNKEATLLQKVAGDENVLVVKFLEEETANLGAELMKNPVFNEVAEHGIFFGRKCYQFFVFKDGGKEGKKKEFSSPVKCYFVCTEGFASILRKPAHELRKMPVPEARGLFMHIHNASSISNYMARFSLILSKTITLDLNFNDVRVEVLEDIPCLDEDGNIVKGNDGKALILTDGTGFISEDLAMKCPHNCINGRVNNEEDIQGSSETCRFQPDFSGLRELKSPSRVPPLLIQFRMFHEGRAIKGTVLVNKKLPPNTIQVRRSMVKVDKPGDDKIPSGAPIVNSFEVVGTSNKPKMASLSKNLIALLHYGGVPKNFFLSLLSEALEKQLAILYKPKAAIRVAVNWDFGGDFIEAKMIASGIPLDEPYLQDRLFDIAKEEMKSLKGGKLFVDGCHYVIGTADPTGILNRGEVCVILLLKAMVSSSFTASPRTMIFLCLSRDDGQVSGPVLVYRNPGTHPGDIHVVNARYVGALKEIVGNSKYGIFFPSKGPRSMADEIAGGDYDGDTYWVSTNFELLEHFKPSEPWKCSTGSPNVNKVAGLPSAGALERDLFRLYLTTRFQSRYKIMFSLNKARKY, from the exons ATGTCTGTCACACCGCCTGAACTTCCGCCGTTGCCGGAAGCGGTGGAAGAGCAACTCCGTCTTATTTGCCGCGTTAAATCGCAACCTCCGGCAGACACTGTTGCTAGACGACTCTTATCGGAAGTCGGCGAGCAAGAATCGTTGAGGTTTCTTAATATCATCCTTAATTCATCTGAAGTTAAAACTTTGAGCGGCTTTATTGTTTATTTGGTGAAGAAGAATCGCCCGCTCCCGACTTCTCCTTTGGCTGTAGCCAAGAGTCCTCAAG GGACTACAATGAGTGATAATAAGCGAAAGATGGAATCAGACTCTCCTG GTGATCGAAGTAATGTAAGGCGGGTGTGGATGTATAACTCACCAATTAAGAATGAAAAGAGGCTTGATTCGCCGAAAAGTGAACCTGATAGTGTATTGGATGCACCTGATCAAAGTACAGTAAGGCGGGTTTGTATCTATAACTCACCGACTAGGATTGAAGAGAAGCTTGATCCGCCAAAAAGTGAACCTGATAGTGTGCTGGTTACACCTGATCAAAGTACAGTAAGGCGGGTGTATATGTATAACTCACCGACTAGGATTGAAGAGAGGCTTGATCCGCTGAAAAATGAACCTGACAGTGTGTTGCTTGCACCTGATCAAAGTACAGTAAGGCGGGTGTGTATCTATAACTCACCGACTAGGATTGAAAAGAGGCTTGATCCGCCGAAATATGAACCTGACAGTGTGTTGCTTGCACCTGATCAAAGTACAGTAAGGCGGGTGTGTATTTATAACTTACCGACTAGGATTGAAGAGAGGCTTGATCCGCCGAAAAATGAACCTGACAGTGTGTTGCTTGCACCTGATCAAAGTACAGTAAGGCGGGTGTGTATGTATAACTCACCGAATAGGATTGAAGAGAGGCTTGATCCGCCAAAAAATGAACCTGGCAGTGTGTTGCTTGCACCTGATCAAAGTACAGTAAGGCGTGTGTGTATCTATAACTCACCGACTAGGATTGAAGAGAGGCTTGATCCGCCGAAAAATGAACCTGACAGTGTGTTGCTTGCACCTGATCAAAGTACAGTAAGGCGGGTGTGTATCTATAACTCACCGACTAGGATTGAAGGGAGGCTTGATCTGCCGAAAAGTGAACCTGGTAGTATGTCGGTTACACCTGATCAAAGTACAGTAAGGCGGGTGTGTATCTATAACTCACCGGCTAGGATTGAAGAGAGGCTTGATCTGCCGAAAAGTGAACCTGGTAGTGTGTTGGTTGCACCTGATCAGAGTACTGTAAGGCGGGTGTGTATCTCTAACTCGTCGATTAAGATTGAAGAGAGGCTTGATCCGCTGAAAAGTGAAACTGATAGAGTGTTAGATgcacttaagagacttgaattccGAAAGGCTTTCTTACTTTTGAATTACTCAGGGCG TACCAATCTGGAGGATGTTGTTTCTACCCTCTCTGCTGATGAAATTCTGAGTTATCAAAGACTTGGTTGTCTTGGTATGAGGGAATTCGAGATCAGGATTTGGAATGACTTTGGGAGAGGGCCGAGACGCATTTGCCATGAAAAAGAGCGGATTAATAAG ATGAACTGGGACACTGGAGAAAGGTACAACTACCATTGTCATATTGATTCAAGAGGGAATTGTCGCTTTAAG GGTCCATATCTGAACAAGGAAGCTACACTGTTGCAGAAAGTTGCTGGAGATGAAAATGTACTGGTAGTGAAGTTTCTGGAGGAAGAAACAGCGAATCTAGGAGCAGAGTTGATGAAAAATCCGGTCTTTAATGAGGTTGCTGAACATGGAATTTTTTTTGGCAGAAAGTGTTACCAGTTCTTTG TTTTTAAAGACGGGGGCAAGGAGGGTAAGAAGAAAGAATTTTCTAGTCCAGTTAAATGCTACTTTGTTTGTACGGAGGGCTTTGCTAGTATTTTAAGGAAGCCTGCTCATGAGTTGAGAAAAATGCCGGTTCCAGAAGCCAGGGGATTGTTCATGCACATACATAATGCATCCAGTATATCCAACTATATGGCCAGGTTTTCTCTTATATTGTCAAAAACCATTACCTTGGATCTTAATTTCAATGATGTACGTGTTGAAGTCCTTGAGGATATACCGTGTCTG GATGAAGATGGAAACATTGTTAAAGGTAATGATGGAAAGGCTTTGATTCTTACTGACGGGACTGGTTTTATCTCTGAAGATCTTGCGATGAAGTGCCCCCATAATTGTATTAATGGCCGTGTTAATAATGAAGAGGATATCCAG GGATCTTCAGAAACCTGCCGATTCCAGCCCGACTTTTCTGGATTAAGGGAGTTGAAATCTCCATCACGTGTACCG CCTTTGCTGATACAATTTCGCATGTTCCATGAAGGTCGGGCTATCAAAGGAACTGTTCTTGTGAACAAAAAG CTTCCTCCTAATACAATTCAAGTTCGCCGTTCTATGGTAAAAGTTGATAAACCTGGTGACGATAAAATTCCTTCAGGTGCTCCAATTGTGAATTCATTTGAAGTTGTGGGAACCAG CAATAAGCCAAAGATGGCCTCTCTGTCAAAGAATTTGATTGCACTTCTACACTATGGAGGGGTAccgaagaatttttttttatctctgCTGTCAGAGGCTCTTGAAAAACAGCTGGCTATTCTGTATAAACCAAAAGCAGCCATAAGAG TTGCTGTTAATTGGGATTTTGGTGGAGATTTTATAGAGGCTAAAATGATTGCGTCTGGAATTCCCCTGGATGAGCCTTACCTTCAAGACCGTTTATTTGATATTGCCAAAGAGGAAATGAAGAGTCTTAAAGGAGGGAAATTGTTTGTTGATGGCTGTCACTATGTAATAGGAACAGCTGATCCTACGGGGATTCTGAATAGAGGCGAAGTTTGTGTTATTCT GCTCTTAAAAGCTATGGTGTCTTCGTCATTTACTGCATCTCCTCGCACAATGATTTTTCTCTGCTTATCTAGGGACGATGGACAAGTTTCTGGGCCAGTATTAGTCTATAGAAATCCAGGCACTCATCCGGGGGATATACATGTTGTGAATGCAAGATATGTCGGTGCCTTAAAGGAAATTGTGGGAAATTCTAAATATGGAATTTTTTTTCCTTCCAAGGGGCCAAGGTCAATGGCAGATGAAATAGCCGGTGGTGATTATGATGGAGATACGTATTGGGTGTCCACAAATTTTGAG